The DNA window CCGCGGGCGGCAGGTCGGCCTTGCGGACCCTTGCGGGTCCGATGCTATGGCGCATCCCTCTCCCGTTCGTGTCGAGCGCATTAGAGACGCGCGCGCGGCGCATCTCGACTTCGCTCTATGCGAACGGCTAGGGGTCGGAGATGGACCAGTTCACCCTGCCCGATTTCGACCTCGATCGCTTCGTCCGAAACACCCTTGCCGAGGATCTCGGTGAGGGCGTCGAAGGTGGCGGGCGCGATGTCACTTCGGACAGCGTCATCCCGGCCGAGGCGCGTTTTTCGGGCGTCATGGACAGCCGCGACGCGATCGTCGTCGCCGGCCTACCGCTGGCCGAGGCGTTCTTCCGCGCGCTCGATCCCGATTGCACCATCGAAACGCTGGTCGCGGACGGCGACGCGGTCGAGGCCGGGAGCGAGCTCATGCGCCTCTCGGGCAAGGCGCGCGCGTTGCTCACCGCCGAAAGGAGCGCGCTCAACACGGTCCAGCACCTATCCGGCATCGCTACCATGACCCGCGCCTATGTCACCGCGATGCGAGCCGGGAGCGCGACCTGCACCCTGCTCGACACGCGCAAGACCCTGCCGGGCCTGCGCGCGCTCGAGAAATACGCAACCCGGATGGGCGGCGCCGAGAACCACCGCATGGGGCTGTGGGACGCGGCCATGATCAAGGACAACCACGTCGCGGTCGCCGGATCGGTCGGCGAGGCGGTCCGCCGTGCGGCCGAGGCGGGGGTCAGGCCCATCATCTGCGAGGTCGACCGACTGGACCAGATCGAAGCCGCGCTGGCGGCTGGCGCGCATCACATCCTGCTCGACAACATGGACCCGGAAACGCTGCGCGAAGCGGTTTCGATCATCGCCGGACGCGCGGCGAGCGAGGCGAGCGGCGGCATCGACCTTTCGACCATCGCCGCCAGGGCGGCGAGCGGGGTCGACTATGTCTCGGTCGGGCGCCTCACCCAAAGCGCGCCCGCCGCCGATATCGGCCTCGATTTCGAGCCGGCCTGACAGATGCGAACCGTCAGGGGACCGCGCCCGCTGGCTGTCCATGCCTTCGCC is part of the Erythrobacter litoralis genome and encodes:
- the nadC gene encoding carboxylating nicotinate-nucleotide diphosphorylase, which gives rise to MDQFTLPDFDLDRFVRNTLAEDLGEGVEGGGRDVTSDSVIPAEARFSGVMDSRDAIVVAGLPLAEAFFRALDPDCTIETLVADGDAVEAGSELMRLSGKARALLTAERSALNTVQHLSGIATMTRAYVTAMRAGSATCTLLDTRKTLPGLRALEKYATRMGGAENHRMGLWDAAMIKDNHVAVAGSVGEAVRRAAEAGVRPIICEVDRLDQIEAALAAGAHHILLDNMDPETLREAVSIIAGRAASEASGGIDLSTIAARAASGVDYVSVGRLTQSAPAADIGLDFEPA